One Coccinella septempunctata chromosome 8, icCocSept1.1, whole genome shotgun sequence genomic window carries:
- the LOC123319134 gene encoding trypsin 3A1-like gives MIVLMLSAYSLLFCSASARERVASSGGRIAHGFKAKEGRFPFVVAIMYKHDQYFCAGTIITPKFVLTAAHCDTRNGPFSVVAGSNYFPDFEYRRQVKNFFPHPKYIYFIRVRYDVAIIELERELPMIPRQVMFAKLPEYSTEVPDDYGTVAGWGVTKEGFTEPSPFLLAVCLKKVECKAAKEFFCLANPGGNQDSCAGDSGGPFLINRTVYGVVSFGVTDCGTGTPGRYMKVPLVVEWIRETAGIPESPKSPSCEAFEGRRNL, from the exons ATGATTGTACTCATGCTTTCGGCATATTCCTTGCTATTTTGTTCAG CTTCAGCTCGTGAGCGAGTGGCATCATCTGGAGGAAGAATCGCTCATGGATTCAAGGCAAAAGAAGGGAGGTTCCCCTTTGTTGTTGCCATAATGTACAAGCATGATCAGTATTTCTGTGCCGGAACAATCATAACACCGAAATTCGTATTGACAGCTGCGCATTGCGATACTCGAAATGGACCTTTTAGTGTTGTCGCAGGATCAAATTATTTTCCGGATTTCGAATATAGAAGACAG GTCAAGAATTTTTTCCCTCATCCAAAATATATCTACTTTATCCGCGTTCGCTATGACGTGGCGATTATCGAACTGGAGCGTGAACTTCCAATGATACCGAGGCAGGTCATGTTCGCCAAACTTCCTGAATACTCCACTGAGGTACCCGATGATTATGGAACTGTAGCGGGGTGGGGTGTTACTAAAGAGGGATTTACCGAACCCAGCCCGTTCCTGTTGGCAGTTTGTTTGAAAAAAGTGGAATGCAAAGCTGCGAAGGAATTCTTCTGTCTGGCTAACCCTGGCGGAAACCAAGATTCTTGCGCT GGCGATTCTGGAGGACCTTTTCTGATCAATAGAACAGTGTATGGTGTGGTTTCGTTTGGAGTTACGGATTGTGGTACAGGCACTCCTGGACGATATATGAAGGTACCATTGGTCGTGGAATGGATAAGGGAAACAGCAGGAATACCTGAGAGCCCTAAATCTCCATCTTGTGAAGCCTTTGAAGGTCGCAGAAATTTATGA
- the LOC123318857 gene encoding trypsin 3A1-like, with protein sequence MIVLMLSAYSLLFCSASARERVASSGGRIAHGFKAKEGRFPFVVAIMYKHDQYFCAGTIITPKFVLTAAHCDTRNGPSSVVAGSNYFPDFEYRRNVKNFFPHPKYIDFIRVRYDVAIIELDHELPMIPRRVMFAKLPEYSTEVPDDYGTVAGWGVTKEGFTEPSPFLLAVCLKKVECKAAEEFFCLANPGGNQDSCAGDSGGPFLINRTVYGVVSFGVTDCGTGTPGRYMKVPLVVEWIRETAGIPESPKSPSCEAFEGRRNL encoded by the exons ATGATTGTACTCATGCTTTCGGCATATTCCTTGCTATTTTGTTCAG CTTCAGCTCGTGAGCGAGTGGCATCATCTGGAGGAAGAATAGCTCATGGATTCAAGGCAAAAGAAGGGAGGTTCCCCTTTGTTGTTGCCATAATGTACAAGCATGATCAGTATTTCTGTGCTGGAACAATCATAACACCGAAATTCGTATTGACAGCTGCGCATTGCGATACTCGAAATGGACCTTCTAGTGTTGTCGCAGGATCAAATTATTTTCCGGATTTCGAATATAGAAGAAAT gtcAAGAATTTTTTCCCTCATCCAAAATATATCGACTTTATCCGCGTTCGCTATGACGTGGCGATTATCGAACTGGATCATGAACTTCCGATGATACCGAGGCGGGTCATGTTCGCCAAACTTCCTGAATACTCCACTGAGGTACCCGATGATTATGGAACTGTAGCGGGATGGGGTGTTACTAAAGAGGGATTTACCGAACCCAGCCCGTTCCTGTTGGCAGTTTGTTTGAAAAAAGTGGAATGCAAAGCTGCGGAGGAATTCTTCTGCCTGGCTAACCCTGGAGGAAACCAAGATTCTTGCGCT GGCGATTCTGGAGGACCTTTTCTGATCAATAGAACAGTGTATGGTGTGGTTTCGTTTGGAGTTACGGATTGTGGTACAGGCACTCCTGGACGATATATGAAGGTACCATTGGTCGTGGAATGGATAAGGGAAACAGCAGGAATACCTGAGAGCCCTAAATCTCCATCTTGTGAAGCCTTTGAAGGTCGCAGAAATTTATGA
- the LOC123318734 gene encoding protein obstructor-E isoform X2, with the protein MNVFVTAALLVLSVVSAQGAVLGSPQCPDPNGVFAYEHPESCNLFFLCTNGTLTVETCENGLLFDGKGNVHHHCNYNWAVDCGTRKADLTPISTPGCEYQFGIYPESHECSTHYIKCAHGEPQANQCEPGLVYDERIHGCNWPDLLLETCNPEGEYLLRDFLKLKMFHFQLLLDSNAQPRCHHIPCQPNSGPIQGLQCLEIATDSSPALTDFLD; encoded by the exons ATGAACGTATTCGTGACAGCTGCTCTTTTGGTGCTCTCTGTGGTCTCCG CTCAAGGAGCAGTCCTTGGATCTCCACAGTGCCCTGACCCCAATGGCGTATTTGCTTATGAACATCCAGAATCTTGCAATCTCTTCTTCTTGTGCACGAATGGTACATTGACTGTCGAAACTTGCGAAAATGGTTTGTTATTCGATGGCAAGGGTAATGTCCATCACCACTGCAACTATAATTGGGCCGTAGACTGTGGAACAAGAAAGGCCGATT tgaCGCCCATCAGTACTCCTGGATGTGAATATCAATTCGGAATCTACCCCGAAAGTCACGAATGCTCTACCCACTACATCAAATGCGCCCATGGTGAACCACAAGCTAACCAGTGCGAGCCTGGTTTGGTCTACGACGAGAGGATACACGGATGCAACTGGCCTGATCTTCTTCTTGAGACATGTAATCCTGAGGGTGAGTATCTCTTACGAGATTTTCTGAA ACTCAAAATGTTTCATTTTCAGCTGTTGTTGGATTCAAATGCCCAACCAAGGTGCCATCACATACCGTGTCAGCCAAATTCTGGCCCTATCCAAGGTTTGCAGTGCCTGGAGATTGCCACAGACTCATCACCTGCGTTAACGGATTTCCTCGACTGA
- the LOC123318855 gene encoding brachyurin-like isoform X1: MIVLIVLAYSLSFCSASRCGQRESANPRIVNGFIVEPKKFPFVVAIYINHGSYVCVGTLITPKFLVTAGHCFDEGLTYNIVAGTTDLRKVEDKYRRMIKTVTKHPEYEYSYTGIKYDVAVAELDEELSLVPEKIMYASLPPFSSVIPEEFGTVLGWGDTHDENIPSETVLLGVNLIIDIDCDASDEFFCLGHPDGDKDSCYGDSGGPFIINGTLYGVVSHSTSADCGTGIPGRYTKIPYVVMWIREIAGLPRRLSTSCCQHKAHRKCC; this comes from the exons ATGATTGTTCTAATCGTTTTGGCATATTCTCTTTCATTTTGTTCAG cTTCAAGATGTGGACAACGAGAATCAGCTAATCCAAGAATCGTAAATGGTTTCATTGTGGAACCAAAAAAGTTCCCATTTGTTGTGGCCATATACATAAATCATGGTAGCTATGTCTGTGTTGGAACACTTATAACACCAAAATTTCTTGTGACAGCCGGACATTGCTTCGATGAAGGTTTAACTTACAATATTGTGGCTGGTACAACTGATTTACGGAAAGTTGAAGATAAATATAGAAGGATG atcaaGACTGTCACCAAACATCCAGAGTACGAGTATAGCTATACCGGTATCAAATATGACGTGGCAGTTGCCGAACTGGATGAGGAACTGTCATTAGTACCAGAAAAAATCATGTATGCCAGTCTGCCACCCTTCTCATCGGTGATTCCTGAAGAGTTTGGAACCGTATTGGGTTGGGGAGATACACATGACGAAAACATTCCTTCTGAAACCGTTCTGTTGGGAGTGAATCTGATCATTGATATTGATTGCGATGCTTCGGATGAATTCTTCTGTCTGGGACACCCTGATGGTGATAAAGATTCTTGCTAC GGTGATTCTGGAGGACCCTTTATAATCAATGGTACTCTGTATGGTGTTGTTTCGCATAGTACGAGTGCGGATTGTGGTACAGGCATTCCAGGACGATATACGAAAATTCCATATGTAGTTATGTGGATTAGAGAAATAGCTGGACTGCCTAGGAGACTGTCAACTTCATGCTGTCAACATAAAGCTCACAGAAAATGCTGCTGA
- the LOC123318734 gene encoding protein obstructor-E isoform X1, with protein MNVFVTAALLVLSVVSAQGAVLGSPQCPDPNGVFAYEHPESCNLFFLCTNGTLTVETCENGLLFDGKGNVHHHCNYNWAVDCGTRKADLTPISTPGCEYQFGIYPESHECSTHYIKCAHGEPQANQCEPGLVYDERIHGCNWPDLLLETCNPEAVVGFKCPTKVPSHTVSAKFWPYPRFAVPGDCHRLITCVNGFPRLISCGEGKVLDESTLTCEEPELVPQCANHLRK; from the exons ATGAACGTATTCGTGACAGCTGCTCTTTTGGTGCTCTCTGTGGTCTCCG CTCAAGGAGCAGTCCTTGGATCTCCACAGTGCCCTGACCCCAATGGCGTATTTGCTTATGAACATCCAGAATCTTGCAATCTCTTCTTCTTGTGCACGAATGGTACATTGACTGTCGAAACTTGCGAAAATGGTTTGTTATTCGATGGCAAGGGTAATGTCCATCACCACTGCAACTATAATTGGGCCGTAGACTGTGGAACAAGAAAGGCCGATT tgaCGCCCATCAGTACTCCTGGATGTGAATATCAATTCGGAATCTACCCCGAAAGTCACGAATGCTCTACCCACTACATCAAATGCGCCCATGGTGAACCACAAGCTAACCAGTGCGAGCCTGGTTTGGTCTACGACGAGAGGATACACGGATGCAACTGGCCTGATCTTCTTCTTGAGACATGTAATCCTGAGG CTGTTGTTGGATTCAAATGCCCAACCAAGGTGCCATCACATACCGTGTCAGCCAAATTCTGGCCCTATCCAAGGTTTGCAGTGCCTGGAGATTGCCACAGACTCATCACCTGCGTTAACGGATTTCCTCGACTGATCTCATGCGGCGAGGGAAAAGTCTTGGACGAGTCGACTCTGACCTGTGAGGAACCAGAGCTTGTTCCGCAATGCGCAAACCACctaagaaaatga
- the LOC123318928 gene encoding uncharacterized protein LOC123318928 has protein sequence MSIASVFEIFGRLWISLRHGRGYIVDTITGLSDDDKKLIRDSKEVLLQLSLESGGEIMIKFLKKYPQYLDFYPFKDVPIDELKSNKAFLELCTELMNAIETWIGKLDDPEELKHILEKTGEEYIREKNITDPQYFLDFGETFVDYLVPLVDKKTLKAWKKFMEFAMKTMASSLKC, from the exons ATGAGCATTGCTAgtgttttcgaaatttttggACGATTATGGATCAGTTTGAGACATGGGAGGGGATACATAGTGGACACAATAACAGGATTATCAGACGATGATAAAAAACTGATCAGAGATTCTAAAGAGGTACTACTACAGCTGTCCCTTGAAAGCGGTGGTGAAATTATGATAAA GTTCTTGAAGAAATATCCTCAATACCTCGATTTCTACCCCTTCAAAGATGTACCAATTGATGAACTGAAATCCAATAAGGCATTTTTGGAGTTGTGTACAGAGCTGATGAACGCTATAGAAACGTGGATTGGTAAGCTTGATGATCCTGAAGAGTTGAAACACATCTTGGAGAAAACTGGCGAAGAATATATAAGAGAGAAGAACATAACTGACCCCCAATATTTTCTG GACTTTGGAGAGACTTTTGTCGATTACCTTGTTCCACTGGTGGATAAGAAAACGTTGAAAGCCTGGAAAAAATTCATGGAATTTGCTATGAAAACTATGGCATCTTCACTCAAATGCTGA
- the LOC123318855 gene encoding trypsin 3A1-like isoform X2, protein MIVLIVLAYSLSFCSASRCGQRESANPRIVNGFIVEPKKFLFVMAIYINHGSYVCVGTLITPKFLVTAGHCFDEGLTYNIVAGTTDLRNVEDKYRRMIKTVTKHPEYEYSYTGIKYDVAVAELDEELSLVPEKIMYASLPPFSTEIPEQFGTVLGWGDTHDENIPSETVVLGVNLIIDIDCDASDEFFCLGHPDGDKDSCYGDSGGPFIINGTLYGVVSHSTSADCGTGIPGRYTKIPYVVMWIREIAGLPRRLSTSCCQHKAHRKCC, encoded by the exons ATGATTGTTCTAATCGTTTTGGCATATTCTCTTTCATTTTGTTCAG CTTCGAGATGTGGACAACGAGAATCAGCTAATCCAAGAATCGTAAATGGTTTCATTGTGGAACCAAAAAAGTTCCTATTTGTTATGGCCATATACATAAATCATGGTAGCTATGTCTGTGTTGGAACACTTATAACACCAAAATTTCTAGTGACAGCCGGACATTGCTTCGATGAAGGTTTAACTTACAATATTGTGGCTGGTACAACTGATTTACGGAATGTTGAAGATAAATATAGAAGGATG atcaaGACTGTCACCAAACATCCAGAGTACGAGTATAGCTATACCGGCATCAAATATGACGTGGCAGTTGCCGAACTGGATGAGGAACTATCATTAGTACCAGAAAAAATCATGTATGCCAGTCTGCCACCATTCTCTACGGAGATTCCTGAACAGTTTGGAACCGTATTGGGTTGGGGAGATACACATGACGAAAACATACCTTCTGAAACAGTTGTGTTGGGAGTCAATCTGATCATTGATATTGACTGCGATGCTTCGGATGAATTCTTCTGTCTGGGACACCCTGATGGTGATAAAGATTCTTGCTAC GGTGATTCTGGAGGACCCTTTATAATCAATGGTACTCTGTATGGTGTTGTTTCGCATAGTACGAGTGCGGATTGTGGTACAGGCATTCCAGGACGATATACGAAAATTCCATATGTAGTTATGTGGATTAGAGAAATAGCTGGACTGCCTAGGAGACTGTCAACTTCATGCTGTCAACATAAAGCTCACAGAAAATGCTGCTGA